In the Cololabis saira isolate AMF1-May2022 chromosome 7, fColSai1.1, whole genome shotgun sequence genome, one interval contains:
- the zgc:152774 gene encoding MORC family CW-type zinc finger protein 3 — protein sequence MARLSEHGIRLSSMSPSFLNSNSTSHTWPFSAVAELIDNASDPGVSAKQIWIDVVEEGDQLCLTFTDNGSGMTPNKLHKMLSFGFTEKGSGRSSHPAIGVYGNGFKSGSMRLGRDALIFTKNGGCQSVGMLSQSYLQVIKAQAVIVPIVPFNQQTKSMVVTEDSEASLAAILKHSIINSKEQIHTHFDSIPCKKGTKILIWNIRRARDGNTEIDFETDPSDFRLPEIQTEELKKGLRNSGSLRPEQNIPDMYYSLRAYVNILYLKPRTQVILRGKKILAKLVSKTLAHIEHDVYKPQFSKEKFKVTFGLNPKKKDNYGIMMYHNNRLIKAYEKVGCQLKVSGQRAGIGVIGVIECNFLKPAHNKQDFEYTKEYRLTLGALGLKLNDYWKVVEKKAKERESQPLDKDNSQVQQEADAGPMWLQCEDCLKWRNIPANHYTVTPESWNCSMNPNPRYRSCSTPEDAEESREQLTPSYQKTHKKLEPSRSRTRQKSSEMCHFQKKGTRHQDSSPSSSECQQDTSQSMDTPDQPDSPMDCYIEDTLACSDTNTNHHEDAEPHSTMQSASQYNCLQRDTVIKEKKEAIQVRKVMENVQIFQDTNGDRKKDTHAKEHIDTLSLKRKIETVLYSRMKKQYMLAEKQPASGNIDEELHPGKQANTSKTVSSIQDALQQTATNHNWTHVLPETQTGMVSPVSRMEGRDQEATVQRLAALEEEVTRLRARLGLEVKKRTQGTMTTADSSNERVTSSTASREVSCQADMDKCSASASAPSQAGGLQGLLVQDQSDQSEQNKPRRERTAGQSRMRVSDGELCDNSQSEQQILCDIRSNVVVLLTSLLPQLDLTGISVETADIDNILQQIIEVNSMKL from the exons ATGGCGAGGTTAAGTGAGCATGGGATTCGCTTGAGTTct atgagTCCTTCCTTCTTGAACAGCAACTCCACGAGTCACACCTGGCCGTTCAGCGCGGTGGCGGAGTTGATAG ACAACGCATCCGACCCTGGCGTGTCTGCGAAACAGATCTGGATAGACGTCGTAGAAGAAGGTGATCAGCTCTGTCTGACTTTTACTGATAATGGCAGTGGCATGACGCCAAACAAACTGCACAAGATGCTGAG TTTTGGCTTCACAGAAAAGGGCTCAGGGAGGTCGAGTCACCCGGCCATCGGCGTGTATGGCAACGGCTTCAAGTCTGGCTCCATGCGCCTCGGCCGCGATGCACTCATCTTCACCAAGAATGGCGGCTGTCAGAGTGTGGGAATGCTGTCTCAGAGCTACCTGCAGGTCATCAAAGCCCAGGCTGTCATTGTCCCCATAGTGCCCTTCAACCAACAAACCA AGTCAATGGTTGTGACTGAAGACTCAGAGGCCAGCCTGGCAGCCATCCTCAAACACTCCATCATCAACTCTAAAGAGCAGATACATACCCACTTTGACTCCATTCCCTGCAAAAAAGGCACCAAGATATTAATCTGGAATATCCGCAG AGCCAGAGATGGTAACACAGAGATCGACTTTGAGACTGATCCGAGTGACTTTCGTTTGCCCGAGATTCAGACTGAGGAGCTGAAGAAGGGTCTGAGGAACAGTGGGTCCTTGAGACCTGAGCAGAACATCCCGGATATGTATTACAGCCTCAGG GCCTACGTCAACATCTTGTACCTAAAGCCAAGGACACAGGTCATATTGAGGGGGAAGAAGATTCTGGCAAAGTTGGTGTCAAAGACGCTGGCTCACATTGAACATGATGTGTACAAACCTCAGTTTAGT AAGGAGAAGTTCAAAGTGACTTTTGGTCTAAACCCTAAAAAGAAGGACAACTATGGCATCATGATGTACCACAACAATCGACTTATTAAGGCATATGAGAAAGTGGGCTGCCAGTTGAAG GTCTCGGGTCAGAGGGCAGGGATTGGGGTAATTGGCGTCATCGAGTGCAACTTTCTCAAACCTGCTCATAACAAGCAAGATTTTGAGTACACTAAAGAATACAG ACTCACTCTTGGTGCTTTGGGCTTAAAACTCAATGACTACTGGAAAGTGGTGGAGAAGAAGGCGAAAGAGAGAGAGTCCCAGCCTTTAGACAAAGACAACAGTCAAGTCCAGCAGGAGGCCGATGC GGGTCCCATGTGGTTACAGTGTGAAGATTGTCTAAAATGGCGAAATATCCCTGCGAATCATTACACAGTCACTCCTGAAAGCTGGAACTGCAGCATGAACCCCAATCCACGTTACAG AAGCTGCTCAACACCAGAAGATGCAGAGGAAAGCAGGGAGCAGTTAACACCCAGCTACCAAAAAACCCACAAGAAACT TGAGCCATCAAGAAGCAGAACACGACAAAAATCCTCAGAG ATGTGTCACtttcagaaaaaagggacaaggcATCAAGACTCGTCTCCTTCTTCATCAGAATGTCAACAGGACACCTCCCAGTCCATGGACACACCGGATCAACCAGACTCACCAATGGACTGCTATATTGAAGACACTCTTGCATGTTCTGACACGAACACAAATCACCATGAAGATGCAGAACCACACTCAACGATGCAGTCAGCCTCACAATACAATTGTCTTCAAAGGGACACGGTCattaaagagaagaaagaagccATACAAGTACGGAAAGTCATGGAAAATGTTCAAATCTTTCAGGACACTAATGgtgacagaaaaaaagacaCGCATGCAAAGGAGCACATAGACACTTTAAG cctcAAAAGGAAGATTGAAACAGTTCTTTACTCCAGGATGAAAAAGCAATACATGTTGGCGGAGAAGCAGCCTGCCTCAGGAAATATTGATGAGGAGTTGCATCCTGGGAAGCAAGCAAATACATCCAAAACAGTCAGCAGCATCCAAGATGCTTTGCAGCAAACCGCCACCAACCACAACTGGACCCACGTGCTCCCAGAAACCCAGACTGGGATGGTATCCCCGGTGAGcaggatggaagggagggacCAGGAAGCTACAGTGCAGAGGCTGGCTGCATTAGAAGAAGAAGTCACAAGGCTACGGGCTCGTCTAGGTCTTGAGGTCAAAAAAAGAACTCAAGGCACGATGACAACTGCTGACAGCAGTAATGAAAGAGTGACGTCATCCACTGCAAGCAGAGAGGTCAGCTGCCAGGCCGACATGGATAAG TGCTCCGCCTCAGCCTCTGCCCCGTCTCAGGCTGGGGGGCTTCAGGggctgctggtccaggatcagAGTGATCAGAGTGAACAGAACAAACCCAGGAGGGAGAGGACTGCAGGTCAGAGCAGGATGAGAGTGAGCGACGGTGAGCTCTGTGACAACAGCCA ATCAGAACAGCAGATTCTGTGTGACATCCGTAGTAATGTGGTGGTTCTTCTCACATCTCTGCTGCCCCAGTTGGACCTGACTGGCATCAGTGTGGAGACGGCGGATATAGACAACATCCTGCAGCAGATCATAGAGGTTAACTCTATGAAATTATGA